A section of the Malus sylvestris chromosome 17, drMalSylv7.2, whole genome shotgun sequence genome encodes:
- the LOC126610019 gene encoding uncharacterized protein LOC126610019 isoform X5 — protein MRFFQVSISFSPLLSFDFILSLHLPNLVTILETCIFKIVNILDCRFFLVKSGLWLNMTTTVVPTVLSYKNYKDWSFRMKTYFLAEDLWDIVSGTVTKPPEGEEHKAWKKKDAKALYAIQNSCGDNTYKLIKGKTTAKEAWDTLVQKVRYGSVNLSDEDSSDEDSHDEANKPVCHVYPTPPDHDATLESAMEEALSTRGAGHDESIQETFVKYVKSNDWDNAIKFLRQHPQAASARMTDWPYTTALHYAIGKRCSVRIIQQLVDLMANALLETADSFGSALDCLINDCPEWVEAAECIVKKNLNIVTSVPSNRVPLVLVAQGTAKGERLARFLYSLTPHEQLNVSQATHLISLGFHLQRLDIAWDLIQRYPKLAITKDLDKNIPLVTLASNGSAFKSGSRLNLWENLIYHGIRIKPLPPINKEKHESDQKENQGHHLISSGMTLFRGLLANLQTLLGITHIYQKKLMHERVQQFLPLMWKASEGDGNILKRQKLIKALCVAAERGHVEYIFSFLKCSTLDFDAVQNEKGQNLYQIAAECRHHKIYNLIHVHDQLRKNGITLYFYPTAEMNRVGTTESYLGKKDDFGNNMLHTVATISPSSQIHDIQGAALQMQRELQWFKEVERIANPMDLESVNKDDKTPRKVFTENHKELGKEAEKSMKEIATSCTVVGALIVTIMFAAAFTVPGGNDKNDEKAGPPTFLTNKVYTTFIVLDAISLFSSTTSVIMFLGILTSRYFEDDFYKSLPIKMIIGLLTLFLSIATMMIVFSCGLYIMLDEKSSIVVPSILLATVPVTSFIWMQFPLLVELFISTFGRGIFYRNQKKLF, from the exons ATGAGATTCTTTCAAGTTTCTATAAGCTTCTCTCCACTTCTCTCATTTGATTTCATTCTCTCCCTTCATCTTCCAAATCTTGTAACCATTTTGGAGACTTGTATTTTCAAAATTGTTAATATTTTGGACTGCAGGTTCTTCCTTGTCAAATCGGGACTTTG GTTGAATATGACAACTACAGTTGTTCCTACAGTTCTTAGCTATAAGAACTACAAGGATTGGAGTTTTCGGATGAAGACCTACTTTTTGGCCGAAGATCTTTGGGACATCGTCAGCGGCACCGTTACGAAACCTCCTGAAGGAGAAGAACATAAAGCTTGGAAGAAGAAGGATGCCAAGGCCTTATACGCAATCCAGAATTCTTGCGGGGATAACACTTACAAGCTTATCAAAGGCAAAACCACGGCCAAAGAAGCATGGGATACTTTGGTACAAAAAGTTCGTTACGGGTCTGTAAATTTATCAGATGAAG ATTCATCAGATGAAGATTCACATGATGAAG cAAACAAGCCAGTTTGTCATGTGTATCCAACCCCGCCTGATCATGATGCTACGCTAGAGTCGGCAATGGAAGAAGCACTGAGCACTAGAg GAGCAGGACATGATGAGAGCATCCAAGAAACTTTCGTGAAATATGTCAAGTCTAATGATTGGGATAATGCGATCAAGTTTCTTCGCCAACATCCCCAGGCAGCAAGTGCAAGGATGACAGATTGGCCATATACAACAGCTCTTCACTACGCAATCGGGAAGAGGTGCAGCGTGCGCATTATACAACAGTTGGTGGATTTAATGGCAAACGCACTATTGGAAACAGCAGACAGCTTCGGATCAGCTCTTGATTGTTTAATAAATGATTGTCCAGAATGGGTTGAAGCAGCTGAATGCATTGTTAAAAAGAACCTCAATATAGTTACTAGTGTACCTTCTAACCGTGTGCCTCTAGTTCTCGTGGCCCAAGGGACGGCAAAGGGGGAAAGATTGGCTCGCTTTCTCTATTCCCTCACTCCACACGAACAACTAAATGTTTCCCAGGCCACTCATCTTATTTCTCTTGGTTTTCATCTCCAGAGACTTG ATATTGCTTGGGATTTGATACAACGTTACCCAAAATTGGCTATAACTAAAGACTTGGACAAGAATATTCCTTTAGTGACATTGGCCTCTAACGGTTCTGCATTCAAAAGTGGAAGCCGACTCAATTTATGGGAAAATTTGATCTATCATG GTATCCGCATAAAACCTCTTCCTCCCATCAACAAGGAAAAACATGAAAGTGACCAAAAAGAGAATCAAGGGCATCATCTCATTTCCTCAG GAATGACTTTATTCCGAGGACTACTGGCGAATCTCCAAACACTTTTGG GAATCACTCATATATATCAAAAGAAATTGATGCATGAGCGGGTCCAACAATTTCTACCTCTCATGTGGAAAGCGAGCGAAGGAGATGGGAATATtttaaaaagacaaaaattgATCAAAGCATTGTGCGTGGCAGCAGAACGAGGGCATGTGGagtatattttttcttttctcaaatgTTCCACATTGGACTTTGATGCAGTTCAGAATGAAAAAGGCCAAAACCTGTACCAAATTGCCGCTGAATGCCGTCACCACAAAATTTATAATCTTATACATGTCCACGATCAGTTGCGCAAGAATGGTATAACATTATACTTCTATCCTACTGCCGAAATGAATAGAGTGGGGACAACAGAATCCTATCTGGGGAAGAAAGATGACTTTGGGAATAATATGCTACATACGGTAGCAACTATTAGCCCATCGTCACAAATTCATGACATTCAAGGTGCAGCTTTGCAAATGCAAAGAGAACTACAATGGTTTAAG gagGTAGAGAGGATTGCAAATCCCATGGATCTTGAATCTGTAAACAAAGATGATAAGACACCACGAAAAGTATTTACGGAGAATCACAAAGAATTGGGGAAGGAGGCAGAAAAGTCAATGAAGGAAATAGCAACTTCTTGTACAGTTGTAGGTGCTCTCATTGTCACCATCATGTTTGCTGCAGCATTCACAGTTCCTGGTGGAAATGATAAAAATGATGAAAAGGCAGGTCCTCCTACATTCTTAACTAATAAGGTATACACAACTTTTATAGTTTTAGATGCAATCTCACTCTTTTCTTCGACAACCTCTGTTATCATGTTTTTGGGCATTCTCACGTCACGTTATTTTGAAGATGATTTCTACAAATCTTTGCCCATAAAAATGATAATAGGCCTTCTCACCCTCTTTTTATCTATCGCCACAATGATGATTGTTTTTTCTTGTGGCCTTTACATTATGCTTGACGAGAAATCCTCCATTGTTGTCCCAAGCATTTTGCTTGCCACTGTTCCAGTTACCTCCTTCATCTGGATGCAATTTCCGTTGCTTGTTGAGTTATTCATATCTACTTTTGGACGGGGAATATTTTACAGGAACcagaaaaaattgttttga
- the LOC126610019 gene encoding uncharacterized protein LOC126610019 isoform X6 has translation MTTTVVPTVLSYKNYKDWSFRMKTYFLAEDLWDIVSGTVTKPPEGEEHKAWKKKDAKALYAIQNSCGDNTYKLIKGKTTAKEAWDTLVQKVRYGSVNLSDEDSSDENSSDEDSHDEANKPVCHVYPTPPDHDATLGSVNLSDEDSSDENSSDEDSHDEANKPVCHVYPTPPDHDATLESAMEEALSTRGAGHDESIQETFVKYVKSNDWDNAIKFLRQHPQAASARMTDWPYTTALHYAIGKRCSVRIIQQLVDLMANALLETADSFGSALDCLINDCPEWVEAAECIVKKNLNIVTSVPSNRVPLVLVAQGTAKGERLARFLYSLTPHEQLNVSQATHLISLGFHLQRLDIAWDLIQRYPKLAITKDLDKNIPLVTLASNGSAFKSGSRLNLWENLIYHGIRIKPLPPINKEKHESDQKENQGHHLISSGMTLFRGLLANLQTLLGITHIYQKKLMHERVQQFLPLMWKASEGDGNILKRQKLIKALCVAAERGHVEYIFSFLKCSTLDFDAVQNEKGQNLYQIAAECRHHKIYNLIHVHDQLRKNGITLYFYPTAEMNRVGTTESYLGKKDDFGNNMLHTVATISPSSQIHDIQGAALQMQRELQWFKEVERIANPMDLESVNKDDKTPRKVFTENHKELGKEAEKSMKEIATSCTVVGALIVTIMFAAAFTVPGGNDKNDEKAGPPTFLTNKVYTTFIVLDAISLFSSTTSVIMFLGILTSRYFEDDFYKSLPIKMIIGLLTLFLSIATMMIVFSCGLYIMLDEKSSIVVPSILLATVPVTSFIWMQFPLLVELFISTFGRGIFYRNQKKLF, from the exons ATGACAACTACAGTTGTTCCTACAGTTCTTAGCTATAAGAACTACAAGGATTGGAGTTTTCGGATGAAGACCTACTTTTTGGCCGAAGATCTTTGGGACATCGTCAGCGGCACCGTTACGAAACCTCCTGAAGGAGAAGAACATAAAGCTTGGAAGAAGAAGGATGCCAAGGCCTTATACGCAATCCAGAATTCTTGCGGGGATAACACTTACAAGCTTATCAAAGGCAAAACCACGGCCAAAGAAGCATGGGATACTTTGGTACAAAAAGTTCGTTACGGGTCTGTAAATTTATCAGATGAAGATTCATCAGATGAAAATTCATCAGATGAAGATTCACATGATGAAG cAAACAAGCCAGTTTGTCATGTGTATCCAACTCCGCCTGATCATGATGCTACGCTAGGGTCTGTAAATTTATCAGATGAAGATTCATCAGATGAAAATTCATCAGATGAAGATTCACATGATGAAG cAAACAAGCCAGTTTGTCATGTGTATCCAACCCCGCCTGATCATGATGCTACGCTAGAGTCGGCAATGGAAGAAGCACTGAGCACTAGAg GAGCAGGACATGATGAGAGCATCCAAGAAACTTTCGTGAAATATGTCAAGTCTAATGATTGGGATAATGCGATCAAGTTTCTTCGCCAACATCCCCAGGCAGCAAGTGCAAGGATGACAGATTGGCCATATACAACAGCTCTTCACTACGCAATCGGGAAGAGGTGCAGCGTGCGCATTATACAACAGTTGGTGGATTTAATGGCAAACGCACTATTGGAAACAGCAGACAGCTTCGGATCAGCTCTTGATTGTTTAATAAATGATTGTCCAGAATGGGTTGAAGCAGCTGAATGCATTGTTAAAAAGAACCTCAATATAGTTACTAGTGTACCTTCTAACCGTGTGCCTCTAGTTCTCGTGGCCCAAGGGACGGCAAAGGGGGAAAGATTGGCTCGCTTTCTCTATTCCCTCACTCCACACGAACAACTAAATGTTTCCCAGGCCACTCATCTTATTTCTCTTGGTTTTCATCTCCAGAGACTTG ATATTGCTTGGGATTTGATACAACGTTACCCAAAATTGGCTATAACTAAAGACTTGGACAAGAATATTCCTTTAGTGACATTGGCCTCTAACGGTTCTGCATTCAAAAGTGGAAGCCGACTCAATTTATGGGAAAATTTGATCTATCATG GTATCCGCATAAAACCTCTTCCTCCCATCAACAAGGAAAAACATGAAAGTGACCAAAAAGAGAATCAAGGGCATCATCTCATTTCCTCAG GAATGACTTTATTCCGAGGACTACTGGCGAATCTCCAAACACTTTTGG GAATCACTCATATATATCAAAAGAAATTGATGCATGAGCGGGTCCAACAATTTCTACCTCTCATGTGGAAAGCGAGCGAAGGAGATGGGAATATtttaaaaagacaaaaattgATCAAAGCATTGTGCGTGGCAGCAGAACGAGGGCATGTGGagtatattttttcttttctcaaatgTTCCACATTGGACTTTGATGCAGTTCAGAATGAAAAAGGCCAAAACCTGTACCAAATTGCCGCTGAATGCCGTCACCACAAAATTTATAATCTTATACATGTCCACGATCAGTTGCGCAAGAATGGTATAACATTATACTTCTATCCTACTGCCGAAATGAATAGAGTGGGGACAACAGAATCCTATCTGGGGAAGAAAGATGACTTTGGGAATAATATGCTACATACGGTAGCAACTATTAGCCCATCGTCACAAATTCATGACATTCAAGGTGCAGCTTTGCAAATGCAAAGAGAACTACAATGGTTTAAG gagGTAGAGAGGATTGCAAATCCCATGGATCTTGAATCTGTAAACAAAGATGATAAGACACCACGAAAAGTATTTACGGAGAATCACAAAGAATTGGGGAAGGAGGCAGAAAAGTCAATGAAGGAAATAGCAACTTCTTGTACAGTTGTAGGTGCTCTCATTGTCACCATCATGTTTGCTGCAGCATTCACAGTTCCTGGTGGAAATGATAAAAATGATGAAAAGGCAGGTCCTCCTACATTCTTAACTAATAAGGTATACACAACTTTTATAGTTTTAGATGCAATCTCACTCTTTTCTTCGACAACCTCTGTTATCATGTTTTTGGGCATTCTCACGTCACGTTATTTTGAAGATGATTTCTACAAATCTTTGCCCATAAAAATGATAATAGGCCTTCTCACCCTCTTTTTATCTATCGCCACAATGATGATTGTTTTTTCTTGTGGCCTTTACATTATGCTTGACGAGAAATCCTCCATTGTTGTCCCAAGCATTTTGCTTGCCACTGTTCCAGTTACCTCCTTCATCTGGATGCAATTTCCGTTGCTTGTTGAGTTATTCATATCTACTTTTGGACGGGGAATATTTTACAGGAACcagaaaaaattgttttga